One part of the Ornithodoros turicata isolate Travis chromosome 2, ASM3712646v1, whole genome shotgun sequence genome encodes these proteins:
- the LOC135385789 gene encoding prefoldin subunit 2-like: protein MAAESEKKPSKKEEIKRQAQEQNIIDGFNQLRQEQRSLTAKLIELEMDLNEHTLVADALQKVDGDRRCYRMIGDVLVERTVKEILPAVVSNKEKMAKAVEGLNQKIVAKGQELNEYREKHNIQIKDGPSGPTRPQPTEKSGSKPATGVLV from the exons ATGGCGGCGGAGAGCGAAAAGAAGCCTTCGAAGAAGGAAGAAATTAAACGTCAAGCCCAAGAACAGAATATAATAGATGGGTTCAATCAACTACGGCAGGAACAACGCTCACTTACAGCAAAACTTATTGAGCTCGAAATGGATCTCAACGAACACAC TCTTGTTGCAGATGCGCTCCAGAAGGTCGACGGTGACAGGAGGTGCTACAGGATGATTGGTGATGTCTTAGTAGAGAGGACCGTGAAAGAAATTCTACCGGCTGTTGTATCAAACAAAGAAAAG aTGGCAAAGGCAGTTGAAGGCCTCAACCAAAAAATTGTAGCGAAAGGACAAGAACTCAATGAGTACAGAGAGAAGCATAACATCCAAATCAAGGACGGGCCCAGCGGTCCCACGAGACCCCAGCCAACTGAGAAGTCCGGTTCTAAACCTGCAACTGGAGTGTTGGTTTGA